The Nostoc sp. PCC 7524 nucleotide sequence TTCCTTGAAACCTAGGAAATTCTGCCTTACCTAACTGTAAATACTTGGGGTTAATAGCGGCTTTCTGCGGCTTAATACCCTCTGCTTTTAAATACAATAAACCTAGTTTTAACGCAAAACTTTCGTGCAGTTGGTCGCCAATATGCAAATACAACAAACTGCGGCGAACTTTACCATCAGGATCATATAGTAAGTTGTTAAAACCTACTTGTTCACGATTCAGTTTTGGTGGAGGTGGAACACTCGCGTTCTGATTATTGGGTGCTAGTAGTTCAATCCCAACCAAATTTGGCATTGATTTATAAGCACTAACCAGAGCCTCATAACCAGGTTGTGTAGGTAAATTGCGGTAAATATCTAAGCCAATAGCACGAGGTTGGTGAACTTGTAATTTTTGTAATAATTCAGCAATGATTCCATCTGGAATGGGGAATCCTCCGCGTAAAGAAACCTCATCAATCGCTACTATCGTGATCCGCTCATCAGGTGGCTCATAGGGACGTAAATGAAAAAAATGATCCAATGTTGCCAACTCTAAGGATTGTAGTAATCCTACAGAGCGTAAAAATAGGACTAACACCATAACGCTAGAGGTAGTAATCAATTCTCTGCGTCTTCGACTAAGCGATTGTTTCAGTCCTAAAATTAACTGCACAAGACGCTTACCTAGTTGCTGACTCATTCCCATTACCTAATAGGGAGAAAGATTTTTATTGACTATGCTTAACAATAGCTATCAGATAGCTAGCACAAAGTATGACCAGCCAGAACTATAATTGACTGGTGGAAAACCCTTTAAATTCAGTGAAATTGCTCCCAATTATCGGTGTTTAGCTTTGATGACAGATAATTCATAAAATTTCATGACTAAAAAATTACAACTGGCAGTTTCTTGTTTATGAAAACAAGTTGACTGTAAATATTGTTTGTTAATAACAAAAGTATATTTTCACTAACTTGTAATTGCCAAACTTTATTTTTGACTTTGGTGTAATTCTCTACTCAAAAATCATTCATATACTGAAAAATAACTGTGAATTTAGGAATTACTGGTTGGAGTAATTATACTGGTAAACTTTTCAGCAATTAACAATGGACAATTCTATACAACTTGCTACTTTTTCCCTTTATATAAATAAAAATAAAGCAGTCAACTGAAAGCATCTTGTTGTATGTAATCAGTTGATTGATGAATTAATTGATGATTATCTAGTAATAGATATTAGTTAGTAGGGTGCGTCAGTCAAATAAAACCCTGCAATACCAAGAAAATATTCCTGCTGACGCACCCTACATATTGGATATTTTTGAATTTGGCAGTCCTCAAAATGAGGTAATCCAAACAAGGAATTAATGTGAGAGGTTATTTGAAGTATTTAAAGTTGCTAGCGCCTGTATAACCTGTAATCTTGGCTAATTCTGCTAAGTTTTGTACACCGCTATAGCTTTTACCATTAATAATCCAGGTGGGGAAGCCTGTGATTTTTGCAGCTTGACACAATTCCGGTTTACCCTTGGGACTATCAGCAGCACACTCTACCTGGACATTATTTTCCTTAAGGATATCGTAGGCTTCTTGACCAAAGAGTAGTTTTTGCTCATGGCAATGAGGACACCAATAAGCAACGTATTCCTTAGCACCTACTTTTACTAAATGTTGTGCTAGGGCGATTTCCGCTTCACCAGAAGTAGTAGTGATTTTCCAACCAAATTCAGGATTAGGATTTTCTTGGGGTATGAAGCTAATTTGTTGAGGTTTGCCATCAGTGGAACCACTTATGTTACCTGATGTGTTCACACCCGCATAAACGCCTAAAGTCCCAATGATCGTGACCATCCCTACAATGATGGCAGTAAAAACGATTTGTCCAATATCTTCCCACGAGCGACCAAGAATAGTCAGTACCAACATACTTAAAGAGAACAAAGCAGAGCCGATACAATAAGGACACACAGATCTGATTTGAACTGCCAGTACATACATTAAGTAGCCACTGAAGACGGACATAGCGATCGCTCCCACCAACAGCAGCCACCACGTCAAGTTTTCTAGTTGTTTGTGGTTACTGTTTTCTCCTGCTTTCCAGACCACAGGAGCTAAAGCTAGCACCAGCATACCTGTGTAGGCCAACAACCCAAATAAAGCCAGTGGTTGACCTAAAACCGTTGCCCAAGGGCTAGAAAGTACATCATTACAACCCTTAGTACCAGCCTCTGCTACACAAGCAGCACTACCACCTGTTAACTTTTCGATAGTTAAATAACCGGTAGTCAAGGCACCAAGTCCAGCGATCGCGGCGATGATTAAACGCGACCACTTATGAATCCAAGGAGTAGAACGGCGGCGAATCATAAACTGTGATTGGGGATTGGGGACTGGGGACTGGGGACTGGGGACTGGGGATTGGGGATTGGGGATTGGGGATTGGGGATTGGGGATTGGGGACTGGGAATTGGGTAAAAATTTTACCTTGTCTACCTTATCTCCCCTCACTCCCACCCTACGGGTAGGCTTACGCCATCGTAAGAGAAGCAAGCTACATCCTCCTCTGCTCCTCTGCTCCTCTGCTCCCCCTGCTTTCTTATCCCTACTGCCTCATTCTTAAGAATGTAGCTTTACTTGTTTTGTCGATTTGCTATCACCTTTGGAGTTCCAACTCCGACGGGCAGCTTCTACAAATTGGCTGACGCGAATTGGGTCAATTGGTTGCTCAATTCGACCTTGGCGTTTGAGGGAACTGGAAACAATCACACCATTAGCAGCCTGCAACAGTGTAGCAATATTTTCCCAGTTGGCCCCACTACCAATAAATACTGGCGTGCCATAGGCTGCACCACAAGCTAGTTCTAAATCTTCTTGGGTAGGTGGAGAGCCAGTAGCCCAACCCGATAAAATTACGGCATCTGCCAAGCCACGCTCAATTGTGTCTTTAACAGCAACAGTGAGATTGGGAGAACTGAGGGGACGAGCGTGTTTTACTAAAACATCAGCCAGAATTTTGACATCAGCACCTAACTCTCGTCGATAGCGGAGTAATTGATGGGCTTCTCCCTCAATTAATCCTTGGTCGGTAGCCATTACCCCTGTCAATACATTGACACGGATAAATTGGGCGCGGACACAACTGGCGATCGCCATTGCACTTTTGCCATCATTTCTTAAAACATTAATGCCGACAGGTAACGTCACCAAATTCTGTATCCGTTGCACAACCACAGTCATGGCACTCACAACTGCGGGATCGACCTGATTTTTTGTAAACGGCGCATCGAAAAAGTTTTCCACCATGATACCGTCCACTCCGCCACTAGCCAAAGCCGTCGCTTCTTGTTCCGCACGGTCAATGACTGCTTTGAGGCTACCTCCCCAACGTGCAGAAGTAGGGAGTGGCAGCAGGTGAACCACCCCAATAATTGGTGTTTGAGTTTTAAACAGCTGATATAAGTCCACGTCTTTAACTATTGTGAGGGCATGGGTTATTGGGAATGGGGGAGGCAGTGCGTTGGGCGGGGTTCCCGACTTATAGCAACCGCCGTCATGGGGCATTGGGGAGGCAGTACGTTGAGCGAGTTTCCCGACTTATAGCAACTGCCATCATTGGGCATAGACAAAGTTTTTCCTCCCCTGCTCCCCTGCTCCCCCGCTCCCCTGCTTCTTAAGAGTCCCCAATCCCTTCCTTACCATTAAATGTGTTTTATTATGGTTATTTTACTGCTTCCACCTGAAGACAGAATTGGGAGTAAAACTTACCATAAGATATGTTAAGATAAAACCTGGCTACAAGAGGAGTTTGCCACTCACAACACGCAAGGCAGCTTCCCTTGGTTTAGGTACATCGTCCGCGCATTGTCGTAGACCAAGCCTGAGCATTGGGGTAGCATTACTGCTTTATTGGGCGTAGTCGCAAGTGCGATTTCCCAGAGGGTAGCGACTTCTCACAACCAGCCCTTTGGGCGGCTTCCCGATGGGTAAATTAACAACGCACACGCTGCGGTAATGTAAAATACCAACAGGCGAATTGT carries:
- a CDS encoding vitamin K epoxide reductase family protein, whose product is MIRRRSTPWIHKWSRLIIAAIAGLGALTTGYLTIEKLTGGSAACVAEAGTKGCNDVLSSPWATVLGQPLALFGLLAYTGMLVLALAPVVWKAGENSNHKQLENLTWWLLLVGAIAMSVFSGYLMYVLAVQIRSVCPYCIGSALFSLSMLVLTILGRSWEDIGQIVFTAIIVGMVTIIGTLGVYAGVNTSGNISGSTDGKPQQISFIPQENPNPEFGWKITTTSGEAEIALAQHLVKVGAKEYVAYWCPHCHEQKLLFGQEAYDILKENNVQVECAADSPKGKPELCQAAKITGFPTWIINGKSYSGVQNLAELAKITGYTGASNFKYFK
- the btpA gene encoding photosystem I biogenesis protein BtpA; protein product: MDLYQLFKTQTPIIGVVHLLPLPTSARWGGSLKAVIDRAEQEATALASGGVDGIMVENFFDAPFTKNQVDPAVVSAMTVVVQRIQNLVTLPVGINVLRNDGKSAMAIASCVRAQFIRVNVLTGVMATDQGLIEGEAHQLLRYRRELGADVKILADVLVKHARPLSSPNLTVAVKDTIERGLADAVILSGWATGSPPTQEDLELACGAAYGTPVFIGSGANWENIATLLQAANGVIVSSSLKRQGRIEQPIDPIRVSQFVEAARRSWNSKGDSKSTKQVKLHS